A section of the Triticum dicoccoides isolate Atlit2015 ecotype Zavitan chromosome 7A, WEW_v2.0, whole genome shotgun sequence genome encodes:
- the LOC119329459 gene encoding protein BZR1 homolog 3-like, whose translation MMHGPAGGSGGGGGHGLGGTRVPTWRERENNRRRERRRRAIAAKIYTGLRAYGNYNLPKHCDNNEVLKALCNEAGWVVEPDGTTYRRGCKPPPQARPDPMRSASASPCSSYQPSPRASYNPSPASSSFPSSGSSSHITLGGGNNFIGGVEGSSLIPWLKNLSSNPSFASSSKLPQLHHLYFNGGSISAPVTPPSSSPTHTPRMKTDWESQCVLPPWAGANYTSLPNSTPPSPGHHVAPDPAWLAGFQISSAGPSSPTYNLVSHNPFGIALASSSRACTPGQSGTCSPVMGDHAPAHHDVQMEMADGAPDDFAFGSNSNGNNGSPGLVKAWEGERIHEECASDELELTLGSSRTRGEQPF comes from the exons ATGATGCACGGCCCCGCgggagggagcggcggcggcggcgggcacggGCTGGGCGGCACGAGGGTGCCCACGTGGAGGGAGCGGGAGAACAACCGGCGGAGGGAGCGGCGGCGCCGGGCGATCGCCGCCAAGATCTACACCGGCCTCAGGGCCTACGGCAACTACAACCTCCCCAAGCACTGCGACAACAATGAGGTCCTCAAGGCGCTCTGCAACGAGGCCGGCTGGGTCGTCGAGCCCGACGGCACCACCTACCGCAGG GGATGCAAACCTCCTCCACAGGCGCGTCCTGATCCAATGAGGTCTGCTTCGGCAAGCCCCTGCTCTTCATACCAGCCGAGTCCACGGGCCTCGTACAACCCGAGCCCTGCGTCCTCCTCCTTCCCGAGCTCCGGATCCTCTTCCCACATCACTCTCGGTGGCGGGAACAACTTCATTGGTGGCGTCGAGGGAAGCTCCCTCATCCCGTGGCTGAAGAACCTCTCGTCGAACCCGTCATTCGCCTCCTCCTCCAAGCTCCCACAGCTCCACCACCTCTACTTCAACGGAGGCTCCATCAGCGCCCCGGTGACGCCCCCGTCCAGCTCCCCGACGCACACGCCTCGCATGAAGACCGACTGGGAGAGCCAGTGCGTTCTGCCGCCATGGGCCGGGGCGAACTACACCTCCCTGCCCAACTCCACGCCGCCGAGCCCCGGCCACCACGTCGCGCCAGACCCGGCGTGGCTGGCCGGGTTCCAGATATCGTCCGCCGGGCCCTCGTCGCCGACGTACAACCTTGTCTCGCACAACCCCTTTGGGATCGCGCTTGCGAGCTCGTCGAGGGCGTGCACCCCTGGGCAGAGCGGGACCTGCTCCCCGGTGATGGGCGACCACGCGCCGGCTCACCACGACGTCCAGATGGAGATGGCCGACGGGGCGCCGGATGACTTCGCGTTCGGCAGCAACAGCAACGGCAACAATGGGTCGCCTGGGCTGGTGAAGGCGTGGGAAGGGGAGCGGATACACGAGGAATGCGCGTCGGACGAGCTGGAGCTCACCCTCGGGAGCTCGAGGACCCGTGGAGAGCAGCCCTTCTGA